One genomic segment of Chromatiaceae bacterium includes these proteins:
- the recJ gene encoding single-stranded-DNA-specific exonuclease RecJ, translating into MLKTIIRANQERQAGDPPGPVAVHPLLWRLYRGRGVDHPADVERTLPTLVPPDRMRGLDRAVEVLARALDEGQRILVIGDFDADGATSCALALTALRSFGHTAVDFLVPNRFEFGYGLTPEIVEHAKRYRPDLIVTVDNGISSVAGVAAARALGWGVVVTDHHLAGSVLPEADAIVNPNLADNPFPSKALAGVGVIFYVLLGLRSHLRASGWFERRGLTEPNMAELLDLVALGTVADVVPLDRNNRVLVHHGLQRIRGAQCRPGIAALLRVAGRDPARAQANDLGFAAGPRLNAAGRMDDMALGIRCLLADDADEAWALASALDDLNRERRSVEQDMQHQAEAMLADWGPAEAHDLPWGLCLFHEDWHQGVIGILASRIKERHHRPVIAFAAVGDGTLKGSARSIPGLHIRDALDELAVRHPELLQRFGGHAMAAGMTIEADAFDAFAQAFDTVVRRHLTADDLHAVIHSDGALAPGDLNLDTARVVLQGGPWGQGFPEPTFDDRFEVVSSRIVGERHWKLVLRVPGNDQLLDAIAFNAVQQLPQMPGAIHAAYRLEENLWQGRSSLQLRIEYLEGADDVGR; encoded by the coding sequence ATGCTGAAGACCATCATTCGCGCAAACCAAGAACGGCAAGCCGGCGACCCGCCTGGGCCGGTGGCGGTCCATCCGCTGTTGTGGCGGCTCTACCGCGGACGCGGTGTCGACCACCCGGCCGACGTCGAACGCACGCTGCCGACACTGGTGCCACCGGATCGCATGCGCGGGCTGGATCGCGCCGTCGAGGTCCTGGCCCGGGCACTGGACGAGGGACAGCGGATTCTGGTCATCGGTGATTTCGACGCCGACGGCGCCACCAGTTGCGCGCTGGCCCTGACGGCGTTGCGCAGCTTCGGCCATACGGCAGTCGATTTCCTGGTCCCCAACAGGTTCGAGTTCGGTTACGGCCTGACGCCGGAGATCGTCGAACACGCCAAGCGCTATCGCCCGGATCTGATCGTCACGGTCGACAACGGCATCTCGAGTGTCGCCGGGGTCGCGGCGGCACGCGCACTGGGCTGGGGCGTGGTGGTGACCGATCACCATCTCGCCGGCAGCGTGCTGCCCGAGGCCGATGCGATCGTGAATCCGAATCTCGCTGACAATCCGTTTCCGTCGAAGGCCCTCGCCGGTGTCGGCGTGATCTTTTACGTATTGCTCGGGCTGCGCAGTCATCTGCGCGCCAGCGGCTGGTTCGAACGCCGTGGGCTGACGGAACCGAACATGGCCGAGCTGCTCGACTTGGTCGCACTCGGTACGGTCGCCGACGTCGTGCCACTGGATCGCAACAACCGGGTCCTCGTGCATCACGGACTGCAGCGCATACGCGGCGCCCAGTGCCGGCCGGGGATCGCGGCCTTGTTGCGCGTCGCCGGGCGGGACCCGGCACGCGCCCAGGCCAACGACCTTGGTTTCGCCGCCGGTCCGCGACTGAATGCCGCGGGACGGATGGACGACATGGCACTGGGGATCCGCTGCCTGCTCGCCGACGACGCGGACGAGGCATGGGCCCTGGCGAGTGCGCTGGACGACCTGAATCGCGAACGTCGCAGCGTCGAACAGGACATGCAACATCAGGCCGAGGCGATGCTCGCCGACTGGGGCCCCGCCGAAGCGCACGATCTGCCCTGGGGACTGTGCCTGTTTCACGAAGACTGGCACCAGGGCGTGATCGGGATTCTCGCGTCACGCATCAAGGAGCGCCATCACCGACCGGTCATCGCGTTCGCTGCGGTGGGCGACGGTACCCTGAAGGGATCGGCGAGGTCGATTCCCGGCCTGCATATACGCGACGCCCTCGACGAGCTTGCGGTACGTCATCCCGAATTGCTGCAGCGCTTCGGCGGACACGCGATGGCCGCCGGGATGACGATCGAGGCCGATGCGTTCGATGCGTTTGCGCAGGCCTTCGACACGGTGGTGCGGCGTCACCTGACCGCCGACGATCTGCACGCGGTGATCCATTCCGACGGTGCACTGGCACCCGGCGATCTGAATCTCGACACCGCGCGCGTCGTGCTCCAGGGCGGTCCCTGGGGACAGGGATTTCCCGAGCCGACATTCGACGACCGGTTCGAGGTCGTCAGCAGCCGGATCGTGGGCGAGCGCCACTGGAAGCTGGTGCTGCGTGTGCCGGGCAACGATCAACTGCTGGACGCCATCGCGTTCAACGCCGTGCAACAGCTGCCGCAGATGCCCGGGGCGATCCATGCCGCCTACCGCCTGGAGGAGAACCTGTGGCAGGGGCGGTCCAGTCTGCAGCTGCGTATCGAATACCTGGAGGGGGCCGATGATGTCGGAAGATGA
- a CDS encoding hydrolase 1, exosortase A system-associated, whose protein sequence is MVNEQPVYFDCAGERLLGIMHAVEGQPEVGVLLVVGGPQYRVGSHRQFVLLARDLAAAGIPVFRFDYRGMGDSGGAMRDFEGISDDIRCALDVLFEQQPGMRGAVLWGLCDAATANAFYAGEDPRVVGQIALNPWVRTTEGVARVFMRHYYPRRALSGAFWRRLTSLRGGLGAALRDFAEKLRYLRNSGNAGGAGDTHSLPWRFREAQLGFRGQTLVILSGQDLTAKEYQSQVAESLEWQRWLQSSMVTVRKLEDADHTFSRAAWRTQVAQWSRDWIANLGD, encoded by the coding sequence GTGGTCAACGAACAGCCCGTTTATTTCGACTGCGCCGGCGAACGGTTGCTGGGGATCATGCATGCCGTCGAGGGGCAGCCGGAGGTCGGCGTCCTGCTGGTCGTAGGCGGACCGCAGTACCGGGTCGGAAGTCATCGCCAATTCGTACTGCTGGCGCGTGACCTCGCGGCCGCCGGTATACCGGTCTTTCGCTTCGACTACCGGGGTATGGGTGACAGCGGCGGCGCGATGCGCGATTTCGAGGGGATTTCCGACGATATCCGTTGCGCATTGGATGTGCTGTTCGAGCAACAGCCGGGTATGCGGGGCGCGGTACTCTGGGGATTGTGTGACGCCGCCACCGCGAACGCGTTCTATGCGGGCGAGGATCCGCGCGTAGTGGGCCAGATCGCGCTGAATCCCTGGGTGAGGACCACCGAAGGCGTCGCCAGGGTGTTCATGCGGCACTACTACCCACGGCGGGCACTCAGCGGTGCCTTCTGGCGTCGTCTGACCTCGCTGCGGGGTGGGCTTGGCGCGGCGCTACGCGATTTTGCGGAGAAACTGCGCTACCTGCGCAACAGCGGCAATGCCGGTGGCGCAGGCGACACCCATTCACTGCCCTGGCGATTTCGCGAAGCGCAGCTCGGCTTCCGTGGTCAGACACTGGTGATACTCAGTGGCCAGGACCTGACGGCCAAGGAATATCAGAGCCAGGTCGCCGAGTCGCTCGAATGGCAACGTTGGCTGCAGTCCTCGATGGTCACAGTGCGCAAGCTCGAAGACGCCGATCACACCTTTTCACGGGCGGCATGGCGTACCCAGGTGGCGCAATGGTCGCGTGACTGGATCGCGAATCTCGGCGACTGA
- a CDS encoding DUF615 domain-containing protein gives MMSEDDERQRPSKSARKRELLALQDLANEMVGLSNRELEQLGVDPQLRAALDLVRPMRPSGARNRQIKHCVKFMDDAELGEVRAYLADRHAGQVEANRALHRCERWRDRLINDGDTALEALFDEFPELERQPVRQLVREAIRQRDSGAAAGAARRLFRHLRDRLPAMEIEKN, from the coding sequence ATGATGTCGGAAGATGACGAGCGGCAGCGACCGAGCAAATCCGCACGCAAACGCGAACTGCTTGCCCTGCAGGATCTCGCCAACGAGATGGTGGGGCTCAGCAACCGCGAACTGGAGCAGCTTGGCGTCGACCCGCAGCTGCGTGCGGCACTCGATCTGGTGCGGCCGATGCGCCCGTCCGGAGCACGCAATCGACAGATCAAGCATTGCGTGAAGTTCATGGACGACGCCGAACTCGGCGAGGTGCGTGCCTATCTGGCGGATCGGCACGCGGGGCAGGTGGAGGCAAATCGCGCATTGCACCGATGCGAGCGCTGGCGCGACCGCCTGATCAACGACGGCGACACCGCGCTCGAGGCATTGTTCGATGAGTTTCCGGAGCTCGAGCGGCAACCGGTCCGGCAACTGGTGCGCGAGGCGATTCGACAGCGCGACAGCGGTGCGGCCGCCGGCGCGGCACGGCGCCTGTTCCGCCATCTGCGCGATCGCCTCCCGGCGATGGAAATCGAAAAAAATTAA
- the sdhD gene encoding succinate dehydrogenase, hydrophobic membrane anchor protein: MSRKASGLRAWAIQRLTAIYVGLFTLYLVGVLAFAAPADHIAWRAWIGSPWVSVALLLFVACVLMHAWIGVRDVLIDYVHPIAIRAALLGGVALGLIALGLWAAQALILVRLA, translated from the coding sequence GTGAGTCGCAAGGCCTCGGGATTGCGCGCCTGGGCGATACAGCGCCTGACAGCGATCTATGTCGGCCTCTTCACGTTGTACCTGGTCGGGGTCCTCGCGTTTGCCGCGCCCGCTGATCACATCGCCTGGCGTGCGTGGATCGGTTCTCCGTGGGTGAGTGTCGCGCTGCTGTTGTTTGTCGCGTGCGTATTGATGCATGCCTGGATCGGCGTGCGCGACGTGTTGATCGACTATGTGCATCCCATTGCGATACGCGCGGCCCTGCTGGGTGGCGTTGCGCTGGGGCTGATCGCACTGGGTCTGTGGGCCGCGCAGGCACTGATCCTGGTCCGTCTTGCCTGA
- a CDS encoding acyl-CoA ligase (AMP-forming), exosortase A system-associated, with protein MAFLLHQLIVESARRAPDAPALFWKQERLDYAALGEAVAQAAAGLRALGVDRDQRVAVYLPKQFETVIAMFGSMAAGGVFVPVNPVLKPEQVGHILRDCATRILITSPDRALLLAETLATCPDLEHLVVTGEVATLTCCPDLQVTAWRAMLGAAGFPPLRRIDADMAAILYTSGSTGRPKGVVLSHRNMLAGAQSVASYLGNSAGDRLLAVLPFSFDYGLSQLTTAFLVGASVVLMDYLLPRDVIRAVVRHTITGLAAVPPLWNQLAVLPWPEEAVRSLRYITNSGGAMPVPTTQALRTALPDTAVYLMYGLTEAFRSTFLPPDQVDLRPESMGKAIPNADIMVVRPDGSECDDDEPGELVHRGALVALGYWGDREKTDIRFKPAPGQPPGIPNPELAVWSGDRVRRDRDGYLYFIGRNDEMIKTSGYRVSPGEIEEIVFQVAGVQQAVALGAPHPMLGYGIVLLVQGDPATLDSDAILAHCRVHLPMFMLPGHVEIIAELPRNPNGKIDRSALAQRYAEVFTARRTDG; from the coding sequence ATGGCGTTCTTGCTTCACCAGTTGATCGTCGAATCCGCGCGGCGCGCACCCGACGCGCCGGCACTGTTCTGGAAACAGGAGCGCCTCGACTACGCGGCGCTCGGCGAAGCCGTCGCGCAGGCCGCGGCCGGTCTGCGCGCCCTCGGGGTCGACCGTGACCAACGCGTTGCAGTATACCTGCCCAAGCAGTTCGAGACGGTGATCGCCATGTTCGGCAGCATGGCCGCCGGCGGCGTCTTCGTGCCGGTCAATCCGGTGCTCAAGCCGGAGCAGGTCGGCCACATTCTGCGCGATTGCGCGACCCGCATCCTGATCACCAGTCCCGACCGCGCACTTCTGCTGGCAGAGACCCTGGCCACCTGCCCGGACCTCGAACACCTGGTGGTCACCGGCGAGGTGGCAACGCTGACCTGCTGCCCGGACCTGCAGGTCACCGCTTGGCGCGCGATGCTCGGCGCGGCCGGGTTCCCACCGTTGCGTCGCATAGACGCGGATATGGCGGCAATCCTTTACACCTCGGGCAGCACCGGCCGGCCCAAGGGTGTCGTGCTGTCACACCGCAACATGCTGGCCGGCGCCCAGAGTGTCGCCAGCTACCTTGGCAATTCCGCCGGCGACCGGTTGCTGGCGGTGCTCCCCTTCAGCTTCGACTATGGGCTCAGTCAACTCACCACGGCGTTCCTGGTCGGCGCTTCGGTCGTACTGATGGACTACCTTCTGCCGCGCGACGTGATCCGGGCCGTGGTCCGACACACGATAACCGGCCTGGCCGCCGTGCCGCCGCTGTGGAACCAGCTGGCGGTGTTGCCCTGGCCCGAGGAGGCCGTACGAAGTCTGCGATATATCACCAATTCGGGGGGGGCCATGCCGGTACCGACCACCCAGGCGTTGCGCACCGCGCTACCGGACACGGCGGTGTACCTGATGTATGGACTGACCGAGGCGTTTCGTTCGACATTCCTGCCGCCCGATCAGGTCGACCTCCGGCCCGAGTCCATGGGCAAGGCGATCCCCAACGCGGACATCATGGTGGTACGACCCGACGGCAGCGAATGCGATGACGACGAGCCGGGCGAACTGGTCCACCGTGGCGCACTGGTCGCGCTGGGTTACTGGGGCGACCGCGAAAAGACCGATATCCGCTTCAAGCCGGCGCCGGGCCAACCTCCCGGTATTCCGAATCCGGAACTCGCAGTCTGGTCCGGCGATCGGGTCCGTCGCGATCGCGATGGCTATCTCTATTTCATCGGCCGCAACGACGAGATGATCAAGACCTCGGGATATCGGGTAAGTCCTGGAGAGATCGAGGAGATCGTGTTCCAGGTCGCTGGCGTGCAACAGGCTGTCGCGCTGGGCGCGCCGCATCCGATGCTCGGTTATGGCATCGTGTTGCTGGTTCAAGGTGATCCGGCGACGCTCGACAGCGACGCAATCCTTGCGCACTGCAGAGTCCATCTGCCGATGTTCATGTTGCCGGGTCACGTCGAGATCATCGCCGAGCTGCCGCGCAATCCGAACGGCAAGATCGATCGTTCAGCGCTTGCGCAGCGCTATGCAGAGGTATTCACCGCTCGCCGTACGGATGGTTGA
- the sdhC gene encoding succinate dehydrogenase, cytochrome b556 subunit — protein MTTTVRRPVHLNLFKIKLPIAGIMSIIHRATGVFMVIALPYLIYLLDLSLAGPAGYAQAGESLHGLVGSVFVFLIMWSLMHHLLAGIRYLLIDVDVGVEKAVAGQSALAVVIAGPILGLLLAGAVL, from the coding sequence ATGACGACCACAGTGCGCCGCCCGGTCCATCTCAACCTTTTCAAGATCAAGCTCCCCATCGCCGGCATCATGTCGATCATCCACCGCGCCACCGGCGTGTTCATGGTGATCGCACTGCCGTACCTCATCTACCTGCTGGATCTTTCTCTGGCGGGCCCAGCGGGCTACGCGCAGGCCGGCGAGAGCCTGCATGGACTGGTCGGCTCGGTGTTCGTGTTCCTGATCATGTGGTCACTGATGCATCACCTGCTGGCGGGTATCCGCTACCTGCTGATCGACGTCGACGTCGGCGTCGAGAAGGCGGTCGCCGGCCAGTCGGCGCTCGCTGTCGTGATTGCCGGGCCGATTCTCGGCTTGTTGCTCGCCGGGGCAGTGCTGTGA
- the sdhA gene encoding succinate dehydrogenase flavoprotein subunit, whose product MALNKRRFDALIIGAGGAGLNAAIQLANTAARVAVVSKVFPTRSHTVAAQGGVNAALANVLPDNWHWHMFDTVKGSDYLGDQDAIEFMCREAIPTVYELEHNGVPFSRLDNGKIYQRAFGGQSQDFGGAQAARTCAAADRTGHAILHALYQQNVRARTHFFDEYFAIDLIRDDEGAILGALVMEIETGEPLLIEAKATVLATGGCGQVYRTTSNAHINTGDGTAMALRAGIPLMDMEFFQFHPTGIAGKGMLITEGVRGEGGYLVNKDGERFMERYAPNAKDLASRDVVSRAIVTEVKEGRGCGPNADHVLLKVDHLGEEIIAKRLPGIRESGKIFAGVDAAHEPLPVFPTAHYVMGGIPTDPYGRVIVPQGTGEEVVPGLYAAGECACVSVHGANRLGGNSLLDILVFGRAAGLDVIENLKEQRNHRPLNESSVDAAMARLARWDQKGDGISVRELRDEFRKAMEDHAGVFRTEEIMSEGVEKLKALRNKLPDVRLHDHSKVFNTARVEALELENLFDTGIAIAYSALMRSESRGAHSRPDYPNRDDTNWMKHSLYFRDDDRMDYKPVRTKPLTVESFPPKERVY is encoded by the coding sequence ATGGCTTTGAACAAACGACGTTTTGACGCCCTGATCATCGGTGCCGGTGGCGCCGGACTGAATGCCGCGATCCAGTTGGCGAACACCGCCGCACGGGTCGCAGTCGTCTCGAAGGTGTTTCCGACGCGCTCGCACACGGTGGCCGCACAGGGCGGGGTCAATGCGGCGCTTGCCAACGTGCTGCCAGACAACTGGCACTGGCACATGTTCGACACCGTAAAGGGCTCGGACTATCTCGGCGACCAGGACGCCATCGAGTTCATGTGCCGGGAGGCGATCCCCACGGTCTACGAACTGGAGCACAACGGCGTGCCGTTCTCCCGGCTCGACAACGGCAAGATCTACCAACGTGCGTTCGGTGGACAGAGCCAGGATTTTGGTGGTGCCCAGGCGGCGCGCACCTGTGCCGCCGCCGACCGTACCGGGCACGCGATCCTGCATGCGCTGTATCAGCAGAACGTGCGCGCGCGTACGCATTTCTTCGACGAGTATTTCGCGATCGACCTGATACGCGACGACGAAGGCGCGATCCTCGGCGCGCTGGTGATGGAGATCGAGACCGGCGAACCGCTGCTGATCGAGGCCAAGGCGACGGTGTTGGCGACCGGCGGTTGCGGCCAGGTCTACCGCACCACATCCAACGCACACATCAATACCGGTGACGGCACGGCGATGGCATTGCGCGCCGGGATACCCCTGATGGACATGGAGTTCTTCCAGTTCCACCCGACCGGGATCGCCGGCAAGGGGATGTTGATCACCGAGGGCGTGCGCGGCGAGGGCGGTTATCTGGTCAACAAGGATGGCGAACGCTTCATGGAACGCTATGCCCCCAATGCGAAAGACCTCGCCAGCCGCGACGTGGTGTCGCGGGCGATCGTCACCGAGGTCAAGGAGGGCCGCGGTTGCGGGCCGAACGCCGATCATGTGTTGCTCAAGGTGGATCACCTCGGCGAGGAGATCATCGCGAAGCGCCTGCCCGGTATCCGCGAGAGCGGCAAGATCTTCGCCGGCGTCGACGCGGCACACGAACCGCTACCGGTGTTCCCGACCGCGCACTACGTGATGGGTGGTATTCCAACCGATCCCTATGGCCGGGTGATCGTACCGCAGGGCACTGGTGAGGAGGTCGTGCCGGGCCTGTATGCGGCCGGCGAGTGCGCCTGCGTCTCGGTGCACGGCGCGAACCGACTGGGCGGCAACTCCCTGCTCGACATCCTGGTGTTTGGCCGTGCCGCTGGGCTCGACGTGATCGAGAACCTCAAGGAGCAGCGCAACCACCGTCCGCTCAACGAATCGAGCGTCGACGCGGCGATGGCACGCCTGGCACGGTGGGACCAGAAGGGCGACGGCATATCGGTGCGCGAACTGCGTGATGAATTCCGCAAGGCCATGGAGGACCACGCCGGCGTGTTCCGTACCGAGGAGATCATGAGCGAGGGCGTCGAGAAGCTCAAAGCGCTGCGCAACAAGCTGCCGGACGTGCGGTTGCACGATCATTCCAAGGTCTTCAACACCGCGCGCGTCGAGGCCCTGGAGCTGGAAAACCTGTTCGACACCGGGATCGCCATCGCCTATTCGGCGCTGATGCGCAGCGAGAGCCGCGGTGCCCATTCGCGTCCCGATTATCCAAACCGTGACGACACCAACTGGATGAAGCACAGCCTGTATTTCCGCGACGACGACCGGATGGACTACAAGCCGGTCCGCACCAAGCCGCTCACGGTCGAGTCCTTCCCACCCAAAGAACGCGTGTACTGA
- a CDS encoding trypsin-like peptidase domain-containing protein: MDNLLLRKKTEYSFGRGPSSGIFAGLFSWLLLVIFLPFPVAQGATLADTIDAIKPSVVAVGTFRPSGSPRQLFLGTGFVVDNGHLVVTNHHVIPQEFDDAKREQLAVFSGRGRKARFHPAKVVATDAVHDLALLYITTPLPALRLSGEAPVREGTEIAFTGFPIGMALGLYPVTHRGIVSAISPVAPPQLGSQVLTAKMIKAMRDPYDVLQLDATAYPGNSGSPVFDQASGKVLGVVNSVLVKGTKEAAIEHPSGISYAIPVQFVRELLKRAPQ, translated from the coding sequence ATGGACAATCTGTTGCTCCGAAAAAAAACTGAGTATAGCTTCGGGCGCGGCCCGTCCAGCGGGATCTTTGCAGGCCTGTTCAGCTGGCTGCTGCTGGTGATCTTTCTTCCGTTCCCGGTGGCGCAGGGTGCAACCCTCGCGGACACGATCGACGCCATCAAACCCTCGGTCGTCGCGGTCGGCACCTTCCGTCCCAGCGGTAGTCCACGGCAGCTGTTCCTGGGGACCGGCTTCGTCGTGGACAACGGCCATCTGGTCGTGACCAACCATCACGTGATTCCGCAAGAGTTCGACGATGCGAAGCGCGAACAGCTCGCGGTGTTCTCGGGCCGCGGTCGCAAGGCGCGGTTCCATCCGGCCAAGGTGGTCGCGACCGATGCGGTGCACGACCTCGCGCTGCTGTATATCACGACACCTCTGCCGGCACTGCGCCTGTCCGGTGAAGCGCCGGTTCGTGAAGGCACCGAGATCGCCTTTACGGGATTTCCGATCGGCATGGCACTGGGACTCTACCCGGTGACGCATCGCGGCATCGTATCGGCCATCAGCCCGGTGGCCCCGCCACAGCTGGGATCGCAGGTACTGACCGCGAAGATGATAAAGGCGATGCGCGACCCCTACGATGTGTTGCAGCTCGACGCCACCGCCTATCCCGGGAACAGTGGCAGCCCGGTGTTCGATCAGGCCAGCGGAAAGGTACTCGGGGTGGTCAACAGCGTATTGGTGAAGGGCACCAAGGAGGCGGCGATCGAGCATCCGTCCGGTATCAGCTACGCCATCCCGGTGCAGTTCGTTCGCGAACTGCTCAAGCGGGCACCTCAGTAA
- a CDS encoding 4'-phosphopantetheinyl transferase superfamily protein: MTAWASAYQQTCTDGADALSYYTMYPTVHPDWRIPPAVPTLDEGQVDIWRIPLDTPATAHADAHQALAVILAAYLGLPPGHLTIARPPGGKPVLEGVDPAIDFNLSHTRGIALLALTGSGQVGVDVEAQRRLDNPLRLARRVLSGDELSVLEGLHGAQRLARFLDLWTRMEARQKALGRGIFADPVDPGSLTCLGLTMDPGLFASVALSPPRGDLHLRYFDYRHP, translated from the coding sequence GTGACCGCGTGGGCATCAGCATATCAGCAGACTTGCACCGATGGCGCGGATGCGCTGTCGTACTACACCATGTACCCAACCGTGCACCCCGACTGGCGCATACCACCGGCCGTTCCGACGCTCGACGAAGGCCAGGTCGACATATGGCGGATTCCGCTCGATACACCCGCCACCGCGCATGCCGACGCGCACCAAGCGCTCGCAGTGATCCTTGCGGCCTACCTCGGGCTACCGCCAGGACACCTGACGATCGCACGCCCACCGGGCGGCAAACCTGTCCTGGAGGGTGTCGATCCGGCGATCGATTTCAACCTTTCACACACCCGTGGCATCGCATTGCTCGCGCTGACCGGCAGTGGACAGGTCGGCGTCGACGTCGAGGCGCAACGACGGCTGGACAACCCCTTGCGACTCGCGCGCCGGGTGTTGTCCGGGGATGAGTTGTCGGTACTCGAGGGCCTGCATGGGGCACAGCGCCTGGCGCGCTTTCTCGATCTCTGGACGCGCATGGAGGCGCGCCAGAAGGCGCTCGGTCGCGGCATCTTCGCCGACCCGGTAGATCCCGGCTCACTGACCTGCCTCGGACTGACGATGGACCCGGGGCTGTTTGCGAGTGTCGCGCTGTCTCCCCCCCGTGGCGATCTGCATCTGCGCTACTTTGATTACCGTCACCCGTGA
- a CDS encoding undecaprenyl-diphosphate phosphatase, whose product MSDLQILVLAIVQGLTEFLPISSSGHLILSPYLFGFADQGLAFDVAVHLGSLTAVLVYFRRDVWQIALAWLGSLGSRGQMSEQARLGWMIILATLPVVVAGLAFKSLVEGELRAPWVIAATTIVFGLLLGVVDLRARRSRSLDRLTMNDALLIGASQVLALVPGTSRSGITMTTGLWLGLTREAASRFSFLLSIPTILASATLVTKDLLEDPAPVDWSALALGVVLSAAAAYLTIYFFLRFIERVGMWPFVLYRLLLGALIFALVY is encoded by the coding sequence GTGAGCGACCTGCAGATCCTGGTCCTGGCGATCGTCCAGGGCCTGACCGAATTCCTGCCGATCTCAAGTTCTGGCCACCTGATCCTGTCCCCTTACCTGTTCGGTTTTGCCGACCAGGGGCTGGCTTTCGACGTTGCGGTGCACCTCGGCTCGCTGACCGCCGTGCTGGTCTATTTCCGGCGCGACGTCTGGCAGATCGCACTCGCCTGGCTGGGTTCGCTGGGTTCACGTGGGCAGATGTCCGAACAGGCGCGTCTCGGTTGGATGATCATCCTGGCGACCCTGCCGGTGGTCGTGGCCGGTCTGGCGTTCAAGTCGCTGGTCGAGGGCGAGTTGCGAGCGCCCTGGGTGATCGCCGCCACCACCATCGTGTTCGGGCTGCTGCTGGGTGTGGTGGACCTGCGTGCCAGGCGTTCCCGCAGCCTCGACCGCCTGACGATGAACGATGCGCTGCTGATTGGCGCCAGCCAGGTACTCGCGCTGGTTCCGGGAACCTCGCGTTCGGGCATCACCATGACCACCGGGCTGTGGTTGGGCCTGACCCGTGAGGCGGCATCCCGTTTCTCGTTCCTCCTGTCGATCCCGACCATCCTGGCGTCCGCGACGCTGGTGACCAAGGATCTGCTGGAAGATCCGGCACCGGTCGACTGGAGCGCGCTCGCGCTGGGGGTCGTGTTGTCGGCGGCCGCCGCCTATCTGACGATCTACTTCTTTCTGCGCTTCATCGAGCGGGTCGGCATGTGGCCCTTTGTGCTCTACCGACTGTTGCTGGGGGCGCTGATCTTCGCCCTGGTTTACTGA
- the galE gene encoding UDP-glucose 4-epimerase GalE, with protein MAANKILVTGGAGYIGSHTVRQLGEAGEDVVTLDNLTKGFRDHVLYGDFVEGDTADKALVSGLLREHRVDTVIHFAAHTIVPESVADPLKYYRNNTCATRNLLECCAEAGVRHFVFSSTAAVYGIPESEQCWEETPTAPINPYGMSKLMSEHMLRDLGAASDLRFVILRYFNVAGSDPEGRIGQSTPGATLLMKVAAEQALGKRDALYIFGTDYPTPDGTGIRDYIHVEDLAAAHLKAVDHLRAGGASQVLNCGYGHGYSVREVLDTVQRVHGAPLNIIEQGRRAGDPPALIAGATKIREVLGWEPRYDNLEEIARSSLDWERKLVERGR; from the coding sequence ATGGCGGCAAACAAGATTCTGGTCACTGGCGGAGCTGGTTATATCGGCAGTCACACGGTCCGACAGCTCGGTGAAGCAGGCGAAGACGTCGTCACCTTGGACAACCTGACGAAAGGCTTCCGCGATCATGTCCTGTACGGCGATTTCGTCGAAGGCGACACCGCGGACAAGGCGCTGGTAAGTGGCCTGCTGCGCGAACACAGGGTCGACACGGTGATCCATTTCGCTGCGCATACCATCGTGCCGGAATCAGTCGCCGATCCGCTCAAGTACTACCGCAACAACACCTGTGCAACCCGCAATCTGCTCGAATGCTGTGCAGAGGCCGGAGTAAGGCACTTCGTGTTTTCGTCGACCGCCGCGGTGTACGGCATTCCGGAATCGGAGCAATGCTGGGAGGAGACTCCGACGGCACCGATCAACCCGTACGGCATGTCGAAGCTGATGAGCGAGCATATGCTGCGCGACCTCGGCGCGGCCAGCGACCTGCGTTTCGTGATTCTGCGTTACTTCAATGTCGCCGGTTCCGACCCGGAGGGCCGGATCGGTCAGTCGACACCCGGGGCGACGCTGCTGATGAAGGTCGCCGCCGAACAGGCACTCGGCAAACGTGACGCGCTGTACATCTTCGGTACCGACTACCCGACACCGGACGGTACCGGTATTCGCGACTACATCCACGTCGAGGATCTTGCGGCGGCCCACCTCAAGGCCGTCGACCACCTGCGCGCCGGCGGAGCTTCGCAGGTCCTCAACTGCGGTTACGGCCACGGATACAGCGTGCGCGAGGTATTGGATACCGTACAACGCGTACACGGTGCACCGCTGAACATCATCGAGCAGGGCCGGCGCGCGGGCGATCCGCCGGCATTGATCGCAGGGGCGACCAAGATCCGTGAGGTGCTGGGATGGGAACCCCGCTACGACAACCTCGAGGAGATCGCGCGCAGCTCCCTGGACTGGGAACGCAAACTGGTCGAGCGCGGCCGGTGA